ACTCCCACAAAACTTTGCGACTGCATTGGGAGGACCTTCAGGAGGTCTGGCTCGATGTCGTCAAACAGGAATTCGAAGAGAATCTCTGGGAGCCGATGAATCTTCTGACCCTCGAAGCTCTGCGAGGGATCGACCGACTGGGACAGATTTTCGCGCAAATGAAGCAGGAATGCGAAGGCGGCGAAAACGTTATGTCCATTTCCTGACAGAGACAGCCGCCCATTAGCTACCGTTATTTGTTCTCTACAAGCCGACTCGCTGAAAGCACGGTAACATTCATGTCAAATCGAAATCTTTTCGACCGCGAAGAGCATGCTTTGCGGGAACTGGTCACTGGCATTGCGGAACGTTCCGCCGCGGAAAGTGAACTCAATGCGACTTTCGAAAGCGTCAGCGCCACGGCCAACAAAGAGTTCACCCGCGAAAAGAAAAAAATTCAGTCGCACCGGGAACAGGAAATCGAGCAACTGACTCAGACGCATACCACCCGGATGACCGAGTTGCAGGAGCAACTCGCCACGAAGCTCGAAGATCTGGAGCGCGAAAAGAGCGACAGACTCTCGAAAATCGCCCAGCAGTGCAATACCGCAAAGGAAAAAGCCGAGACCGAATACAAGGAAGCCTACTGGGCGGCCGACTCCATTCACGAGGCGGCCGAGACGGAAGCAAAAAGTGCCCGCACGGAACTGCATCGCAAAGTGGCCGGCGCTCGGGAACGCATCGATACGCTCTGGAAGCATTCCGATGAGATTTTCGGGCAGTGGAAAGTCTCCCGGGAGAGTCTGGCCGAGTTTGAAAAACAGGCCAAAAAACCGACCGAATTTCCTCTCACTGCCCTCCGAGAATCTTTCGACAACGCCGACAAATCGCTCGATGCCATCGAGCATTCCCAACTGGTGAAATGGTCGCGCGGCCTTGGAGCTGGTGCCGTTTTTCTCCTGGTGGCTGGCCTCGGAGTCGGCTTGGGAGTGTCCCAGAACGATCTGAACACCTTTGGCATCGCCGGCGGAGTAGGCGGCCTCGTTCTGGGAATTGTCACTTTCCTTCTTCTGAAGGGAAAAGCCAAAAAATTCGTTGCCGTCAAGAGCCAGGCGTTCGCTTTGCACATGGGTGAGGCCGCGCTGGGAAGCGATGCCCTATACGAATTGAGTGAGAGCGATTTCAAGAAGGCCATTCGCACAGCCGAGGATGTTCGCAAGACCAGCAAAACCAAGGCGGATGACAAATTCAAACCGCATCTGGCGAAAATCGAAGAGAAGCGGGAATCGGAAAACAGCCGTACTGTCGAACGCCACGCCAAAGATCAGGAATCGACTGAAACCACTTACACTCAGGCCATGGAGCAGGAAGAGGGATCGTTCAATCAGTCAATCAAGGACTGCAATGCCACCCACGATAAGCAGTTAGCGGAGGCCGAGGCCGCATTGCAAAAAAAGATCGCAACCGCCACCCGCGAAAAAGAAGCCTCCTGGAATGGCATGAATGACATCTGGCAAAAGCGGTTGAACATTCTCAAAGTGACTTATCAGCAAGTTCAGGAACTGAATAGCGAACGGTTCCTGCCCTGGTCGGCCGAGAACTGGCAGCAACCTCCCCTGCACAAAACCGTCCCGGCCGGGATTCGTATCGGGGAACTCAACGTCAACATTGCCGAGATTCCCGATGGGATTTCGCCTGATGACCGTCTGAAGCCCTCGATACCGACCGAAACCACCTGGCCTTTCTATCTACCTTTTCCCGAGCGCGGGGCGCTGATTCTGAAGGCTCGCGAACAGGGCAAACAGCCAGCCATCGCGGCCTTGCAATCCTTAATTCTGCGTTTCCTGACCTCGGTTCCGCCGGGCAAGGTTCGCTTGACCATCATGGACCCCGTCGGCCTCGGCGAGAACTTCGCCGCCTATATGAATCTGGCCGATTACGATGAAAATCTGATCGGTTCGCGGATTTGGACCGAACCGGGACAGATCGAAAAACGCCTGGCGGATTTAACCAGTCACATGGAAAATGTGATTCAAAAATATCTTCGCAATCAGTACAAATCGATTGAAGAATACAACGCCCAGGCCGGGGAAGTGGCCGAGCCGTTCCGGGTGCTGGTGGTTGCCAATTTCCCGACCAATTTCAATCTGGATGCCGCAAAACGACTAGTTAGCATTGCCACCAGTGGGGCCAGCTGCGGTATCTATACTTTGGTTTCCGTGGATAGCAAAGCCCCCATGCCGCAGGGCTTTCAGCTGGCCGATCTGGAGAATGCCGGCATCATCCTCGAATACGACAGTGGACGATTCAACTGGAAAGATCCGGTGCTGAAGCGCTTCCCGTTGACCACCGAAACGCCACCGGTGCAGGAAGAATTGACTCGCCTTGTGAAATGGGTGGGTGAGCGCAGCCGGGATGCCAACCGCGTGGAAGTGCCTTTCGAATTCGTGGCGCCCAAGCCCGAAGAAGTCTGGCAGAGCAATTCCGCCAAGAGCATCAAGGTTCCCATCGGCCGGGCGGGGGCTACCAAACGGCAGTTCATGGAACTGGGTCTGGGCACCGCACAACATGCCCTGGTCGCTGGGAAAACCGGCTCCGGGAAATCGACTTTGATGCATGCTTTGATCACGAATCTGGCTCTTTGCTACGATCCGGATCAAGTCGAGTTGTATTTGATCGACTTCAAGAAAGGCGTCGAATTCAAAGTTTATGCCACCGAAGGGCTGCCGCACGCCCGAGTTGTGGCTGTGGAGAGCGAACGAGAGTTCGGCCTCAGCGTGTTACAGCGATTGGACGCGATCCTCCGCGAGCGCGGGGAACAGTACCGCGAAGCGGGCTGTAACGACCTGGCCGGTTTCCGGGAAGCTCGGCCCGATTTGCCCTCACCGCGAATTATGCTGATCGTCGATGAGTTTCAGGAATTTTTCGTCGAAGACGACAAGATTTCGCAGGAAGTCGCCCTGCTCCTGGATCGTCTGGTTCGTCAGGGTCGTGCCTTCGGTTTGCATGTCCTAATGGGATCGCAAACGCTCGGCGGGGCTTTCTCTCTGGCCCGCAGCACGATCGATCAGATGGCGGTGCGTATCGCCCTTCAATGTTCGGAAGCCGATGCTCAGTTGATTCTCAGCAAGGACAACGTCGCCGCTCGACTTCTCTCGCGACCAGGGGAAGCCATTTACAACGATCAGAACGGTCTGGTCGAAGGGAACGATCCCTTCCAGGTCGTCTGGCTACCCGAAGAGAAACGAGAAAATTATCTTCACGAAATGCGCCAGCGGGCCGGTACGAAGCATACCCGCGAACCGCTGGTATTCGAAGGCTCGGCCTCGGCGGAAGTGCAGAAGAATGAAAAGCTGGCGAACCTAATTGCCGCAAGAAGCTACCCCGAAAAAGTGCGAGCAACGTACGGCTGGCTGGGAGAAGCCATCGCCATCAAAGACCCGACGGCGGCCGTGTTCCGTAATCAGGGCGGCGCCAATCTGATGATTCTGGGGCAGAATGAGGAAAATTCGTTCTCGATCGCTGGTTCGGTGCTGGTCAGTCTGGCTTTGCAGCACTCACCAGATAAACTTCGGGTCGACATTCTGGATAGCACTCAGGAAGACGATCCCC
The genomic region above belongs to Telmatocola sphagniphila and contains:
- a CDS encoding FtsK/SpoIIIE domain-containing protein; this translates as MSNRNLFDREEHALRELVTGIAERSAAESELNATFESVSATANKEFTREKKKIQSHREQEIEQLTQTHTTRMTELQEQLATKLEDLEREKSDRLSKIAQQCNTAKEKAETEYKEAYWAADSIHEAAETEAKSARTELHRKVAGARERIDTLWKHSDEIFGQWKVSRESLAEFEKQAKKPTEFPLTALRESFDNADKSLDAIEHSQLVKWSRGLGAGAVFLLVAGLGVGLGVSQNDLNTFGIAGGVGGLVLGIVTFLLLKGKAKKFVAVKSQAFALHMGEAALGSDALYELSESDFKKAIRTAEDVRKTSKTKADDKFKPHLAKIEEKRESENSRTVERHAKDQESTETTYTQAMEQEEGSFNQSIKDCNATHDKQLAEAEAALQKKIATATREKEASWNGMNDIWQKRLNILKVTYQQVQELNSERFLPWSAENWQQPPLHKTVPAGIRIGELNVNIAEIPDGISPDDRLKPSIPTETTWPFYLPFPERGALILKAREQGKQPAIAALQSLILRFLTSVPPGKVRLTIMDPVGLGENFAAYMNLADYDENLIGSRIWTEPGQIEKRLADLTSHMENVIQKYLRNQYKSIEEYNAQAGEVAEPFRVLVVANFPTNFNLDAAKRLVSIATSGASCGIYTLVSVDSKAPMPQGFQLADLENAGIILEYDSGRFNWKDPVLKRFPLTTETPPVQEELTRLVKWVGERSRDANRVEVPFEFVAPKPEEVWQSNSAKSIKVPIGRAGATKRQFMELGLGTAQHALVAGKTGSGKSTLMHALITNLALCYDPDQVELYLIDFKKGVEFKVYATEGLPHARVVAVESEREFGLSVLQRLDAILRERGEQYREAGCNDLAGFREARPDLPSPRIMLIVDEFQEFFVEDDKISQEVALLLDRLVRQGRAFGLHVLMGSQTLGGAFSLARSTIDQMAVRIALQCSEADAQLILSKDNVAARLLSRPGEAIYNDQNGLVEGNDPFQVVWLPEEKRENYLHEMRQRAGTKHTREPLVFEGSASAEVQKNEKLANLIAARSYPEKVRATYGWLGEAIAIKDPTAAVFRNQGGANLMILGQNEENSFSIAGSVLVSLALQHSPDKLRVDILDSTQEDDPRHGRMEKMTKQLPHSIKFGDVNAIGPIFQEYASEVSKRQKGESEKTPMFLYIQGLQRFRDLRKSDDDFGFGRRGADKQASPAENFATILREGPPMGVHVIFWCDSLTNLNRSIDRQGMRELGMRVLFQMSQNDSSALIDSPAASRLGRYRGLFVSEDLTFPEKFRPYNFPSDEWLSGISKSLSERVAEIPQSDATLSPVG